The Salvelinus alpinus chromosome 25, SLU_Salpinus.1, whole genome shotgun sequence genomic sequence GCACAAACCTGTACTCAGAAATGATGTCAGAGTGTAGAATTGGTATGGTATAGTTCTAACCTCGATGAGCTCATCGGCCTCGAAGCTGAGTTCATCCTGGTTGCGAGCGGTGAAGGGGTAGAGCGCCCGGAAGGAAGTGAGCGCCGCAGATTTCCTATGCTCCATGGCCTGGGGCTGCAGACCACCTGGAACAGCCATTCACATAACAgcacctcagtttacatttgaaaATATATTAATCTTTCATTACACCTATATAGcgagctacttttgaccagagcaacCATGTGCCTTTTTGTTTTCGATATCATAATATAGGTATAATAAAggtaatgaatgaatgaaaagaATGCAGGGGAATGAAACAGTTGAATGTCTAGTTGTTCCTCCttacctttcctctcctctagtcctctGAGAAGGGCTGACAGTTTGTCATGGATGTTTGTCTTCCCTGCACTCGGTTGCCGCAACGcctcctcctgtcttctcctcttctcctcctccagctTCCTCTTCGCTTCTTCCTTcagcttcctctcctcctcctcctcctcctgccgccgcctcctcctctcttcctccttcctctcctcctccactctcttcctgtcctcctcaCGCCGCTTCCTGTCCACCTCTTCctgccttcttctctcctcctccactttcttcctctcctctgcgtCTCGGATTGCTGCGTCCGCAGCCCGCTGccgcctcttctcctcttcctccttctctctcgccatctcctcctctaacctcttcctctcttcctctctcctgcgCCAATCCTCCTCTTCttgcttcctcctctcctcctgccgccgcctctcttcctctctcctctcctcatcctttctcttcctctcctcctcctgtttccttctctcctcctccctcatattcctctcctcttcctccagtcttctcctctcctcctgcatcCTCctatcctgctctctcctctcctccgctctgcGTTCTCGTTCTGCCTGTTCTTTAGCAGCTAAGAGGCGTGCCtgcacctccttctcctcctcctctctcagtttggcctccctctcttcctgcaacctcatctgtctctcctcctcctctctctgcagctTTTTCTGCCAGAGACGCTCCTTCTCCAGCTTAATGCAcctggggagacagggagagagagagagttctacgTCAAAACAAATCATGCTTGAgcatgtatacagtgcatttggaaagactttttccacattttgttaaatttttgaataaggctgtaatgtatcaaattgttttccccctcatcgatctacaaacaatacctcataatgacaaagcaaaaacagattgcaaatgtatttaaatttcaattgaaatatcacatttacataagtattcagaccctttagtcagtacagcctcgagtcttcttgggtatgacgctacaagcttggcacacctgtattttcgggagtttctcccattcttcctgacagagcttaagaggatctgcagagttgatggggagcatcactgcacagctattttcaggtctctccagagatgttcaaattaagttcaagtccaggctctggctgggccactcaaggacattcagaaacttgtcccaaagccactcgtgcattgtcttggctgtgtgcttagggtcgttgtcctgtttgaaggtgaaccttcgccccagtctgaggtcctgagcgctttggagcaggtttacatcaaggatctctctgtactttgctccgttcacctgtccctcgatcctgactagtctcacagtcccagccgctgaaaaacatccccagtagggagggtgccaggtttcctccaaacgtgacgcttggtattcagccaaagagttcaatcttggtttcatcagaccagagaatcttgtttctcatggtctgagagtctttaggtgccttttgacaaactcccaagtgggctgtcatgtgcctttcactgaagagtggcttccgtctggcgtaaatggtggagtgctgcagagatgggaaaaacttccagaaggtcaaccatttccacagaggaactctggagctctctgagtgaccatcgggcccttggtcacctcccagaccaaggcccttggtcacctcccagaccaaggcccttctcccgcgattgctcagttttgccgggcgtccagctctaggaagagtcttggtggttccaaacttcttccatttaagaacgatggaggccactgttatTGGAGgccttcaatgcagcagacattttgtggtacccttccccagatctgtgcctcgacacaattctgtctctgagctctacggacaatcccttcaaactcatggcttggtttttgttctgacatgcactgtcaacggtgggacgttatatagacaggtgtgtgcctttccaaatcatcaagttgtagaaacatctcaagaatgatcaatggaaacagattgTGTCTCATAGCAAATACTTTTTAATCTGCAAaagtgtctaaaaacctgttttcgctttgtcattatggggtattgtctgtggATTGacgaggaaaatgttttatttaatacattttagaataagtgtacaaaatgtggaaaaagtgaaggggtctgaatactttctgaatgcactgtgtgtgtgtgtgtgtgtgtgtgtgtgtgtgtgtgtgtgtgtgtgtgtgtgtgtgtgtgtgtgtgtgtgtgtgtgtgtgtgtgttcgtgtactAAGTAGAGGAGACCAGGTCACCTTtgggcctcctcctcctccctcctcttcctctcctcctcctgcgcCCTCTGTCTCTCCAGTTCTCTCCGTTTGTCCTCTTTGATGCTCCGTAGTTTATCCAGAGCCGACTGCTGCTTCCGCTGGCTCTCTCTCAGATCCTGACATCACCATATGCGCAACATCAATAAGAGGGCACATTTCACATACTAACGGGGTGGGACGTATTCAGAATAACAAAAGGCACAACATGATCTTTGACCAACAATGACCTGTGACGAGGGAGCGGTAACGGCATAGGATTTGACACGAAGCACAAACTACAAACCCACAAGGTGGCACAGCAAGCACAGGGGTGAGAGAGGTTGGAGAACTCAGGGAATAGTGGTTTAGAGTCTAGAcacaaatacagagagagagggagaagaaaagaaagagtgagagagcacCTTTAGGAGGTAGAAGAGGTTACTAAGGCAgttgaccagagagaggagaccatgaAGCAGGCAGTCATCAGCATCCCCATACTGCAGCAagacaggccaggagagagggaggagagaatatgtagggggcagagagagagagttgagaagGAGATAGAGGGAAGGGGGACAGgaaaggatggagggaaagagaggaagaaaaggAGGAGACAAAGGCCAGTGTTGTAGTGGTAGTTTAGACACAGAGAGAAGCAGCAGAGCAGACTGGTTATCAATCATATTAGCCACACAAATACTGAATCCTTCCAGCCccgtctcaaatcaaatcacgtTAATATCATAGATCCACCTCAGGTCGAACGTTATACGTATTgtatatattgtaattacttccgctatggcctatttattgccttacctctcttatcctacctcatttgcacatgctgtttaTAGATTTTTCATACTGTATTATTGACCGTATGTTTGATTACTCcatctgtaactctgtgttgttgtttgtgtcaaactgctttgctttatcttggccgggtcgcagttgcaaatgagaacttgttctcaactagcctacctggttaaataaaggtgaaataaatcaaataaatactTCAACATACTACCATAACAGTTGAGCGAGTGAGTAGAGGGAGTGTTAATATTCACTGAGACGTGGGTGTTAGACATCCAGCTGACCTAAAAATGTTAAAATGTCCGTACCTGTATGTCGTTCTGGTAGTGGTCCATGTCGGCCAGTTTAGCGGCCGTCTCGTTCTCCAGAGCATCCAGCTGCTGCTTCAGTTTGCGACACACTCCGTCCTTCTCACTGGCGCTGCGCTTCAGCGTGGACATGGTGGAGACTGGAGAAGAAGAGTTTACAACCCAGGGAATGACAGGAGGAAAATGTTCAGTACAATTCACTATGGTTTTCCAACATAGGTTCCTATTCAGTCACGTGAGATTGTTTGACTGAATGGGGGAAATTGTCTAGTCTAGCCATACAATCCAGTCCTACTGTATAAATAATCCATAAACACTAGTCTAGCACTCCACCCCAGCCTAAACGCCTAAATTAGCCCCAGTCTCAGCCTAACCTAATCCCAGCCTAGCCCCAGCCCATACCTGGCAGGTTGTTGAGGGCCATGTTCCTCAGTTTGTCACTGAGCCTCTGCTGTTCTGGAGTCAGCTGGGACAGCTTCCTCTGGTACTCCTTAAGCACAGGAACAAATGCATCATcaggagggggggggagacaaCGACACACCAGAAACACGAAGGAAGGAATGAGGCAAACAGTAGCTGAGAATACAGTTAATACTGAGACAGacacctctagttgtctctgCAGGGAGTTGATGTCCAGTCTGCTTGTGTCTCGTCTCTGGTTGGTCCGCTCCAGCTCGCTCCGCTGCACCGTCCTCTTGCTCTGAGCATCATGCAGCCGCTCAGAGATCTGCCTGTGTTTGTTACCCTGGGAGAGAGATGTGGTCAGGTGCCGTTGGGCTTCTGGTGGATTAGGAACTATGACACCAATGGAGAAACAGAGTGATGGAGTATGCCAATGAAACTCATTTGAATTTAAGTGAGTGAAAAtgggagagaaagtgaaagagtcatccttatgttaggccctgatctggctataccAAATGGGCTACaatagttcatttagcagacaagattagcttagaattccgtggtattatttgatattatttcatagtatgaagaatacaattgaacatagctgaataaaattgAAAGGATGGTTTCAGTGCGCACATggtgctattctgtgttgagcagttaaagaaacaggtcctcctatatgcgtAATTAAGatttatttatgcaactttagttgtgatacaaaagtTGGGCGATATGTTTCGATTTTTTATcaattctaaggctgcatgatgggactctaatgatgatttgaaaaaaagttgcatgaaaagcatgagctctgctttgtttcttaCACAagcttcatcagtctctcattcacaatttgacaagcacttgataatgccttgtAATTCCCGGCGGCATACCCCTAGTATGGCCGTAATGCCTCTAAAAAAATCCACGCCGTTTGCGGCCAATGGTCGTTACCAcattgggctgaatataataatgaAATTCTTCGGATCACAGGCTGCGTGTtttgaagcacctctcactcacatggctctctcagatatctaAATACCTATTGGCAAATGCCGGTCACGTGATCGGGTTCTTCTCACAGGCATCTATCTCAGCTCCaaagtaggctacaagtgaagacagacacatcggggacgcagtTGCGCACGTCCTTCTTATTGAATTCCGAGGTACATATGGAAGATGCTAGAACTGTcgacatttacttttcatcagccaacaagatgggtaggcctaacgaacagcaaaagcactagcctatgtcaatctactatcccccatagtacaaaagtcctATTCTATTAGTCAACTTGtccttctgtgcgagaaataaatattccaaacatagtctgggacagttgtgggatgcgatagatcccaaattaacaCAACCACTCACCCCGAAAAAACCTTTCGAAAGCAATGAgactgacgcaacagatcagcacGTTTAGTTTAAAATGTTAcgaaactattaggctatttggtcacattataagcgcagccatgcgcacacggcagtaggctataagcgcaaatgttccaaaacgcaatcaattagcgggaaaacaccattctcaaaagtgaccacaaatgctttattataaaggtgcatttttatggtgaaagtGATCTTCcctaaacttgaaactcacgcgccacctatgtatgccagttaggctctataccggttgtaaagcagattaatgtgcttcattttaagaagttatttggccactttagttgtgatacaaaccttatcgaaacatataggcctatgggctaagctacatgaggtgtgggaCTATGACTTGAAAAAGGCATGCGCTGTTTCTTGCATTACcgcaagctgggcatcattcacaagtgataggctaatattgtcacccatcagactattcttgattaaTCTTGTCCTCACATATTTTAAATAATATAAaagtgtgaaattagttttgactTACAATGGACCATTATCTATCTCGGAAcagggggggaaaaaatacatgtaatctaagcatttaaatagcgaatggaggaggCTTTTCCtgtggttaattttcatgccagccaggtagactatactcctgttgtaaagcgaagcaatgtgcttaatattaggaaagttgagaaataaatatagtaggcctaacctatagaaagctgatgggatcctcctctttttaagaggccatcaaaactgtgttttctcacgcaattgcatagcctatagaaatgttgcgcaacatgagatcatgggctctcatgaagtgtttgattgtaTTTTCGATCACATTTGCATTGACGTCAGCGTTattagaggaacaatagagtgctgagtaccaggcaggtaGCAAGTTTGGTAAGTTACTAacgaccatcagcagcatcagagcttggagaagcctagttaccgtgactaaacagtcacgtggaacttgactgcggtcatgactcgtgactgccggtgtggcggtaatacggtcaccttaACAGCCAAAGTGTAGCCTCACCACAGCCTCCAGCTCCATCTCCAGGTTCCTCTTCCTGGTTTTTAGTCTGCCGATGTCCTCCTGCTCCTGACTCTTCTGGctcagcagctctcctctcctcctcctctcccattcctccttCCTCTGGCGCTCCAACTCACGCTGCGCCGCCTGGGGAACACACACGCAGTCAGacacgtggacacacacacacacagagccctggcCCATTATAGAACATGCCTCTTCacctcttttctctccatctccttcagcctctcctcctctttctgtctctccagcTCCCTCTGCCGctccagcctcctctcctcctccttcctcctcctctcctcctgctctctggcctcccgctctctcctctctcgctcctctctctccttctgctggcgtctctcctcctctctcctctgtgcgtCCTGCAGAGCCTGTCGTCTTTTCTCCAGCTCCGCGTTCCCTCGCTCCAGGTTGGCCTTGAATTTATCCTCAAACGatactgagggagggagggatggatggggagagagaggatggggagacgAGTGTCATAAGTCAATAGTCATTAGATGTGCACAGATGCATTATGTATGTGTTGTAGTCATACAGGAGAAGAGTGAGTGGGCGCGCGTGTGTGTACATACAGTTGCTTTTGGTTTTCTGTGGTGGCTCAGCCTCCAGTTCTTCAGTGATGCCAGCATAGAGAGATAAACTGGTCCCATTCACAGCACCCCtaccagaaagagagaggggaagggttagagagtgagtgagtgagtgagtgagtgagtgagtgagtgagtgagtgagtgagtgagtgagtgaatgagtgagtgtacCTCTGTGATGGCGGTATTAGTTCTATGGGTAGTGTGAGAGGTAAGGGTTGGGCGGTCTTGGCCATGTCCACTAGATGCATGGCCAGAATAAACTCCTCTCCTCTTAGCTTCCCATCCTTATCCACATCGGCCAGggtcctgacagagagagagatacgagtgattagcgcacgcacacacacattcttagGTTCCTCCTTTGAAGCACGTTACTGCAAAGGTCAAAAGTTCTTATACAGGTAagttgatgatgataatgatgaggtGTACTCACCAGATGGTGGCCAGCTGCGTCTGAGTGAGCAGAGTGGTTGCCATGGCATTCCTCACCTGCTgacctgaaatacacacacacacacagaatgaagCAATCTCAGTTGAATACGTCAAGTTTTGTTTTAGAACTTATACTTCCCTTGTAACCTTTGTGGAGAACCTCCAAATTATAAGAACGATTTAAAAGGATTCATAAACAGTTGCCAAGTGATCCTACACTGGATTGCGACAGTGAGTCTTAAGATACCATGGCAGTTTCCCCAGAACAGGTCTGTCAAGAGGTAgctgagaggaaaggagaaggtgTAGagaacaatcacacacacacacacacacacacacacacacacacacacacacacacacacacacacacacacacacacacacacacacacacacacacacacacacacacacacacacacacacacacacacacacacacacacacacacacacacacgaacggcCAGTAGAGCAGCAGTCTTCCACAACAGGGCTACAAGGGCATAAGTTATGAATGTTTTAAGGCAAGGTCGTCAACCCAATGGACACAAATGCCGACAACCACACCCCGCATTCCACAAATGCTTCGGTTCAGGTATGACACACACAGGTATGCCAGGCTTTCTACCCATCACGAGGTGCATCTTAAATCGACTCGTGTGTCTTCCCTTCCTACCACCATCTCTCATATAGCTGCATTATCCACAGTTACCCACCTGCCTGTGCGGTTAATTGGTTTtaatacatatacacacagtacATGCATTTTAAAAACTCTGCCAGGGATAACACAGTAAAGTCAATTACTTAATTCCAGTGTGGTTCCTTAGGTAAACTACGTTAACCATAGCCACCCTCCTGTCGGACGGCTGCCCATCTGTTTGCCTATATTTCCCAGCAGCACCCACCTGTGAGGTATCCCGTCATGTGTTTGTCGAGGCTGTTGAACTGCTGTCTGTATTTCAGGCGCGAGGCCTGAGGCACGGCCCAGTCAGAGGGAGCCGTCTTAGGAGAACTACCTGCCAGGGAGGTGGTGGATGAAGAGTTGGagctggagtggagagagagagagagggacgcagttggatagagagagcgagaaagatgaATGGCGAGAGAGAGCATATTATAGAGTTAGCCCATGTAGAAACAGTCCATTGGCATCTAAATTGGTAGAGATGTAGGTCAGATcctataaagtgtgtgtgtgtgtgttacctgcttGAGCCTAGGTCCAGCAGTGATGTAGCTTTGTTCATCCCAGGAGAGAAACCCAGAGGAGAGGCGGCGTagggcacagagagaggcaggccttgacacacacacgcattatAAAGGTCCTTATCGATTTCAATTCATATTTACCGTATGGTTATATTGCAAATACACCATGATATCCACTCAGTTATTGAGAATGGTGACAGGGCACTTTCTACTCTCCATTCACTTCCATACAGATTGAGAGAAAGGGGGAGTgtggaaggagaaggagagagaaagatggagaaagagagagagcctgtCCTCTTACCTGTCCCCATGTGTCCTGGTGGAAGGTGCTGTAGGATACCCATAGTGCCATTGGGGAGAGCGGGGCTGCCCAGGGACGGCAGCAGGGGCATTGTTGACGCGGCAACCAGGGGGACCATGCCTGTTGCCATTGGGACCATAGGAGTGAGGCCAGTCACAGGCGTCATGGGTGAGAGGTTAGGCGTCATGGTTGAGAGGTTAGGGGTCATGGTTGAGAAGTTAGATGTCATGGGGATGGGGGTGAGCATGGGGACGGCTCCAGGCATCGTCGACAGGTTTGGCATGGAGCCCATTCCTGGAGAGACACAGAGGAAACACACATTATTAGAACGATAAGatgaaacacagaaatacaaaatagaATAGAAGTGTTAACGTACCATAGCGTGAGGAGGACATGGCGCCTGTTGAGGCAGGGGCGGGCACTGGCGGCTGCTTCATGATGATTGGTAGAGATGAGGGAAGGGGTGTGCCCTGAAGTTTGAGCTTAATGAGCTTCATAGCGATGGAGAACTCCAACCTGTCCATCTTCCCATCCTTATTCATGTCAGCCAGGGCcctgggggtagagagagggtcatGACTTCCTCAGGACAATCAAGTGTGTGTGACTGGAGAGCAGCTGCCTACAACATTCCTCCCAGCACAGAGAAGGAagcccgtctgtgtgtgtgtgctcaccatATCTCTGCCAGCACTGAGGAGGGAAGACCCGACTGCAGGAAGAACTTCCTGGCCTGCTCCCCTGGAGTGAGaacaagagtgagagagagagagagtgagcgacaTTACAGTATGGAGAGATGAAAATATCGGTGTGCATGCAAGCATCGTCTTGGTACCTGAGACGAAGCCCATGGCGGGAGAGAGGGTGTCAAACTGTTTATCATGTTTGTCCCTCTCCTCTGGAGAGATCGCCCACACATTGCGGCCgcctggagaaagagaggagagataaatcATTTTCAGATACCAATCTCAGCCCTCCGTGGGAAAAGGCCTAGAAACCTATAGGTAAAAGGCAAACAGAGGTGTGtggtagcaacacacacacacaaaggttaaGCAACAACTCCCAACACAGGAAACAGCTGAGGTTTCACAAGACAACCTCAAGCTAAAAGACACGCAATAAACACACACCAGGCAAAGCCTCTTAATATTACCAAATCAGAGCGACCGTATGAATAGACAGAACAAGGACGGAATTTAGACATTAAATTGTCCCCCACGATGAAACCAGGGAGGGGACTGTGGACCTGTGTCCGTCCGTTAGGCACACGCGATATATCTGACAGCACTTGCCCAATTTTGGacgaaacttgggtgaatgagGTGTCTTGCAATAGAGAtctgtcatttacaaaattacacttaTTGGCCCAAGGGGGGCGCTGCATCATTCGTGGGGGACTATATTTACTATATTTACTGTTGCCCATTTTTCTTTCGTTTGTTTCTTCTTTTAAAAGGTGGAGGACAAACATTGTTACAGTCCCCCGCAATGAAAACGGAGGGGGACTATGAAATCGGTCTCCTTCCGTTCGTTCGTACGTTACATCTCAAACACTACAAGCCTGACTTCGACGAAAGCTGGGTGAGTGATGAGTCTTGCCATAGATATGCGGCATTTGTAAAATACACACTGGTAGGCCTAAGGGGGAGCCG encodes the following:
- the LOC139553165 gene encoding intersectin-2-like isoform X3, translating into MNGGRNVWAISPEERDKHDKQFDTLSPAMGFVSGEQARKFFLQSGLPSSVLAEIWALADMNKDGKMDRLEFSIAMKLIKLKLQGTPLPSSLPIIMKQPPVPAPASTGAMSSSRYGMGSMPNLSTMPGAVPMLTPIPMTSNFSTMTPNLSTMTPNLSPMTPVTGLTPMVPMATGMVPLVAASTMPLLPSLGSPALPNGTMGILQHLPPGHMGTGLPLSVPYAASPLGFSPGMNKATSLLDLGSSSSNSSSTTSLAGSSPKTAPSDWAVPQASRLKYRQQFNSLDKHMTGYLTGQQVRNAMATTLLTQTQLATIWTLADVDKDGKLRGEEFILAMHLVDMAKTAQPLPLTLPIELIPPSQRGAVNGTSLSLYAGITEELEAEPPQKTKSNLSFEDKFKANLERGNAELEKRRQALQDAQRREEERRQQKEREERERREREAREQEERRRKEEERRLERQRELERQKEEERLKEMERKEAAQRELERQRKEEWERRRRGELLSQKSQEQEDIGRLKTRKRNLEMELEAVGNKHRQISERLHDAQSKRTVQRSELERTNQRRDTSRLDINSLQRQLEEYQRKLSQLTPEQQRLSDKLRNMALNNLPVSTMSTLKRSASEKDGVCRKLKQQLDALENETAAKLADMDHYQNDIQDLRESQRKQQSALDKLRSIKEDKRRELERQRAQEEERKRREEEEAQRCIKLEKERLWQKKLQREEEERQMRLQEEREAKLREEEEKEVQARLLAAKEQAERERRAEERREQDRRMQEERRRLEEEERNMREEERRKQEEERKRKDEERREEERRRQEERRKQEEEDWRRREEERKRLEEEMAREKEEEEKRRQRAADAAIRDAEERKKVEEERRRQEEVDRKRREEDRKRVEEERKEEERRRRRQEEEEEERKLKEEAKRKLEEEKRRRQEEALRQPSAGKTNIHDKLSALLRGLEERKGGLQPQAMEHRKSAALTSFRALYPFTARNQDELSFEADELIEVDESTEREQGWLYGCRQGKMGWFPESYVERQAKPETPAAAVINATTAATTTAVATTAVYAAVAKQAPRPQLSTPKHTGKPGGDATMPTGQNSAFTPTHAPHHAPVDQIQVAGSLQAQALCSWTAKTESHLNFSKDDVIWVLEQQDSWWLGELNGVQGWFPKTYVTLLGDNEDTTNSINSPPDGSEATDAAQQEEYVALYTYESPEPGDLTFREGDVILVTQREGEWWSGGIGDRTGVFPSNYVKPKETDTSSNSGKSGQPGKKPEIAQVSTTYTATGTEQLSLAPGQLILILSKNPTGWWLGELQARGKKRQKGWFPASHVKMLGSNSGKSTPAPLPVCQVIAMYDYKAANEDEMSFSKGQLISVFDKNDPDWWKGEVNGVTGLFPTNYVKMTTADTDPSQQWCADLNSLDSMSPQERKRQGYIHELLQTEERYVEDLQIVMEVFHKPMSESGRLTEAEMAMIFVNWKELIACNTKLLKALRVRKKTGGDNMPVQVIGDILASELAHLQPYIRFCSCQLNGAALLQSRTDNQQDFKDFLKKIATDYRCKGMPLSSFLLKPMQRITRYPLHIKNILESTQEEHADRRPLREALERAEELCSQVNEGVREKENSDRLEWIQSHVQCDGVTENLVFNSLTNCLGPRKLLHSGKVYKIKSNKELWAFLFNDFLLLTHAAKQFSSSGPDKLFSTKNNTQLKMYKPPVFLNEVLVKLPDPSSEEPFFHISHIDRVYSLKTENINERTAWVQKIKAASEDFLETDKKKREKAYQARSLKASGIGRLLVTILEATELKSCKSNGKSNPYCEVTMGAQIYTSRTLSDTVNPKWNFNCQFNIRDLYQDVLCITIFERDQFSPDDFLGRTEVPVATIKKELENKGPATRRLLLHEVPTGEVWVRLDLQLFQNRASK
- the LOC139553165 gene encoding intersectin-2-like isoform X2 produces the protein MNGGRNVWAISPEERDKHDKQFDTLSPAMGFVSGEQARKFFLQSGLPSSVLAEIWALADMNKDGKMDRLEFSIAMKLIKLKLQGTPLPSSLPIIMKQPPVPAPASTGAMSSSRYGMGSMPNLSTMPGAVPMLTPIPMTSNFSTMTPNLSTMTPNLSPMTPVTGLTPMVPMATGMVPLVAASTMPLLPSLGSPALPNGTMGILQHLPPGHMGTATSLLDLGSSSSNSSSTTSLAGSSPKTAPSDWAVPQASRLKYRQQFNSLDKHMTGYLTGQQVRNAMATTLLTQTQLATIWTLADVDKDGKLRGEEFILAMHLVDMAKTAQPLPLTLPIELIPPSQRGAVNGTSLSLYAGITEELEAEPPQKTKSNLSFEDKFKANLERGNAELEKRRQALQDAQRREEERRQQKEREERERREREAREQEERRRKEEERRLERQRELERQKEEERLKEMERKEAAQRELERQRKEEWERRRRGELLSQKSQEQEDIGRLKTRKRNLEMELEAVGNKHRQISERLHDAQSKRTVQRSELERTNQRRDTSRLDINSLQRQLEEYQRKLSQLTPEQQRLSDKLRNMALNNLPVSTMSTLKRSASEKDGVCRKLKQQLDALENETAAKLADMDHYQNDIQYGDADDCLLHGLLSLVNCLSNLFYLLKDLRESQRKQQSALDKLRSIKEDKRRELERQRAQEEERKRREEEEAQRCIKLEKERLWQKKLQREEEERQMRLQEEREAKLREEEEKEVQARLLAAKEQAERERRAEERREQDRRMQEERRRLEEEERNMREEERRKQEEERKRKDEERREEERRRQEERRKQEEEDWRRREEERKRLEEEMAREKEEEEKRRQRAADAAIRDAEERKKVEEERRRQEEVDRKRREEDRKRVEEERKEEERRRRRQEEEEEERKLKEEAKRKLEEEKRRRQEEALRQPSAGKTNIHDKLSALLRGLEERKGGLQPQAMEHRKSAALTSFRALYPFTARNQDELSFEADELIEVDESTEREQGWLYGCRQGKMGWFPESYVERQAKPETPAAAVINATTAATTTAVATTAVYAAVAKQAPRPQLSTPKHTGKPGGDATMPTGQNSAFTPTHAPHHAPVDQIQVAGSLQAQALCSWTAKTESHLNFSKDDVIWVLEQQDSWWLGELNGVQGWFPKTYVTLLGDNEDTTNSINSPPDGSEATDAAQQEEYVALYTYESPEPGDLTFREGDVILVTQREGEWWSGGIGDRTGVFPSNYVKPKETDTSSNSGKSGQPGKKPEIAQVSTTYTATGTEQLSLAPGQLILILSKNPTGWWLGELQARGKKRQKGWFPASHVKMLGSNSGKSTPAPLPVCQVIAMYDYKAANEDEMSFSKGQLISVFDKNDPDWWKGEVNGVTGLFPTNYVKMTTADTDPSQQWCADLNSLDSMSPQERKRQGYIHELLQTEERYVEDLQIVMEVFHKPMSESGRLTEAEMAMIFVNWKELIACNTKLLKALRVRKKTGGDNMPVQVIGDILASELAHLQPYIRFCSCQLNGAALLQSRTDNQQDFKDFLKKIATDYRCKGMPLSSFLLKPMQRITRYPLHIKNILESTQEEHADRRPLREALERAEELCSQVNEGVREKENSDRLEWIQSHVQCDGVTENLVFNSLTNCLGPRKLLHSGKVYKIKSNKELWAFLFNDFLLLTHAAKQFSSSGPDKLFSTKNNTQLKMYKPPVFLNEVLVKLPDPSSEEPFFHISHIDRVYSLKTENINERTAWVQKIKAASEDFLETDKKKREKAYQARSLKASGIGRLLVTILEATELKSCKSNGKSNPYCEVTMGAQIYTSRTLSDTVNPKWNFNCQFNIRDLYQDVLCITIFERDQFSPDDFLGRTEVPVATIKKELENKGPATRRLLLHEVPTGEVWVRLDLQLFQNRASK